The Fuerstiella sp. genome includes a window with the following:
- a CDS encoding purine-nucleoside phosphorylase, whose protein sequence is MQSLSTHAAEAATAIRSQWPGAAPDYGLILGTGLGSLAEQIDVAVRIPYSDIPHFPQSTAPSHAGQLVCGHLHGVPLVAMEGRLHYYEGYSLLEVTFPVRVMKALEVETLIVTSAVGGMNPQYNLADLVILEDHINLIPDNPLRGINDDSLGPRFPDMSEPYSSELLQLAKATALQLSIVAHTGVLVAVAGPNLETRAEYRMLRHMGADIVGMSTVPEIIVARHAGMKTLGFSIVTDMCLPDALDPVDIEKILSVAAQGGERLERLLVELFRRFAE, encoded by the coding sequence ATGCAGAGTTTGAGTACTCATGCGGCTGAAGCCGCTACGGCGATTCGATCACAGTGGCCAGGTGCCGCACCGGACTACGGTTTGATTCTGGGCACCGGACTCGGCAGCCTCGCGGAGCAAATCGACGTGGCTGTCAGGATACCTTATTCTGATATTCCTCATTTTCCGCAATCGACTGCGCCGTCGCATGCCGGACAACTGGTATGCGGACATCTGCATGGCGTTCCGCTCGTGGCGATGGAAGGTCGCCTGCATTATTACGAAGGTTATTCGCTGCTCGAAGTAACGTTTCCGGTGCGCGTCATGAAAGCACTGGAGGTAGAGACACTGATCGTCACGAGTGCTGTGGGAGGAATGAATCCCCAGTATAACCTGGCTGATCTTGTGATACTGGAAGATCACATCAATCTGATCCCGGACAATCCACTGCGAGGGATTAACGACGATTCGCTGGGACCTCGATTTCCCGATATGAGCGAACCCTATTCGTCTGAACTCCTCCAGCTGGCGAAAGCGACGGCGCTGCAACTGTCGATTGTTGCTCACACGGGTGTATTGGTCGCTGTTGCCGGTCCTAATCTGGAAACTCGAGCCGAATATCGTATGCTCAGACACATGGGGGCAGATATTGTGGGTATGTCCACAGTGCCGGAGATCATCGTGGCACGTCATGCCGGGATGAAGACACTGGGCTTCTCAATCGTGACAGATATGTGCCTGCCGGATGCACTTGATCCGGTTGACATTGAAAAAATTCTTTCGGTTGCGGCTCAGGGGGGAGAGCGTCTGGAACGGCTTCTGGTTGAGTTGTTTCGCCGATTCGCAGAATGA
- a CDS encoding DCC1-like thiol-disulfide oxidoreductase family protein: MPETSADNSTLGEKSVPPSVPADRIVFFDGVCGLCNYTINFLLKRDTKEILQFAPLQGTTATEVLCADVRKRLDTIVYYRDGQLYYRSTAVLQILRDLGGVSGLFAVLLLLIPRFVRDFGYRCISASRYRLFGRYESCRIPTPEERARFLN; encoded by the coding sequence ATGCCGGAAACATCTGCAGACAACTCAACACTCGGTGAAAAATCTGTTCCGCCGTCAGTCCCGGCGGACCGAATCGTTTTCTTTGATGGTGTCTGTGGTCTCTGCAATTACACGATCAACTTTCTATTGAAGCGTGACACAAAAGAAATCCTGCAGTTTGCTCCCCTGCAGGGCACTACGGCGACAGAAGTACTCTGTGCTGATGTGCGCAAACGACTGGACACAATCGTCTATTATCGTGACGGACAACTGTATTACCGGTCCACAGCTGTCCTGCAGATCTTACGGGATCTGGGAGGAGTTTCGGGCCTGTTCGCAGTATTGCTGTTACTGATCCCGAGATTCGTGCGGGATTTCGGATATCGCTGTATTTCAGCCTCTCGTTATCGCTTATTCGGTCGATACGAGTCGTGTCGTATTCCCACCCCCGAAGAACGCGCCAGGTTTCTGAATTAA
- a CDS encoding MFS transporter: MNLMTVINDSMFRWLVVPIAKYRATQDLPAEQIAGRESLILGLGLGCFILPFMVFSPWSGWLADRFSKRRVTIALKIAELIIITAGLFTIRFGSLTMLFVILFLMGTQSALLTTTKFGIIPELVPRRQLSAANGLSGLVTLVGVIAGTVAGNGLYGMSDRTGLSGLWISAVALLGVAVTGLLASYPIDRVAACRPSMPFPANLIRYSIRDLRLVMENRAIRRVTLGIVFFWSLASLSQLTIDTFVNNELEMKQDAVGPYLAVLSIGVGLGSVLAGWWSGGRVELGMVPLGSLMMTLASVLAFFSSGSPYLFGVSLFLIGLGGGLFSVPLNAFIQERSPHGQLGAILAAGNQLTAVGMIFVAMVFPFLRNQLGMASNQVFLLAGLWTLPIFLYVCWLIPRATIRFVVWLFSRTIYRVRKYGVENIPEQGSALLVANYVTWLDAILILLASSRPVRLIAWADYVEGPLMGKLAGLFGIIPIRSLDGPRALVKSLDTVREALRNDELVCIFSEGQITPSGQLLKFERGMLEILRGTDADVIPVYLDEHWGSLFSYHGGRVFWKKLGHWPYPVSISFGKPLSRVNDVHVVRQSVLELGAESFARRKERRMIPARRFIRQCRLAWNRTKCADSSGVELTGGRLLTGTLAFHRLLTSSVLYPEVRNVGVLLPPSVGGVLANSSLSLAGKVTVNLNYTLSEDVVNYCIRTAGVKQIITSRRFMKQRPYELDAELIFMEDLRPKITGVDKARAFAAARFMPLGILSKRLGLHLAEPDDLMTIVFTSGSTGEPKGVMLSHNNILSNLDSMTGIFNLTSEDTILGVLPFFHSFGFTVTMWLMLCADPAGVYHFNPLDSREVAKLCEKQRVSILAATPTFLRTYLKRCTPKQMESVSLAIVGAEKLQPELRNAWQEKYGIEPTEGYGATELSPVASFNVPDSRISGGAGGFEGLRHGTVGRVTPGSVAAVFSPETGEQLGTNQSGLLKIKGPNVMLGYLDRPELTAEVIQDGWYNTGDIGCIDDEGFIEITGRQSRFSKIGGEMVPHIKIEQELTRILEDDDTDDPDVICAVTAVPDVRKGERLVVLHRPIARPVSEVIDELKRAGLPNLWIPSVESFREVDSLPLLGTGKLDLHAMKQVALQAFGPEQ; encoded by the coding sequence ATGAATCTGATGACGGTCATCAATGACAGCATGTTTCGCTGGCTGGTGGTGCCCATTGCCAAGTATCGAGCAACGCAGGATTTACCTGCGGAACAGATCGCCGGTCGGGAATCGCTGATTCTGGGACTTGGTCTCGGGTGTTTTATTCTGCCGTTTATGGTGTTCTCACCCTGGTCCGGCTGGCTTGCGGATCGGTTCAGCAAACGCCGGGTGACGATCGCTTTGAAGATTGCTGAACTGATTATCATCACTGCAGGATTGTTCACGATCCGGTTTGGCAGCCTGACGATGCTGTTTGTCATTCTTTTTTTGATGGGTACACAAAGTGCGCTATTGACAACGACGAAGTTTGGAATCATTCCTGAACTGGTTCCGAGGAGGCAGCTGTCGGCTGCAAACGGACTGTCGGGACTGGTTACGCTGGTGGGAGTTATCGCCGGAACCGTGGCTGGAAACGGTCTTTATGGAATGTCTGACCGGACCGGTCTGTCGGGGCTGTGGATATCCGCAGTGGCTCTGCTGGGTGTGGCTGTGACCGGACTGCTGGCCAGTTATCCCATCGATCGCGTGGCGGCCTGCAGACCATCAATGCCGTTTCCGGCTAATTTGATTCGTTACTCGATTCGGGATCTGCGACTGGTCATGGAGAACCGGGCCATTCGTCGTGTGACTTTGGGGATCGTTTTTTTCTGGTCACTGGCTTCGCTGTCCCAACTCACGATCGATACGTTCGTCAATAACGAGCTCGAAATGAAACAGGATGCGGTCGGGCCGTATCTGGCCGTTCTTTCGATTGGTGTGGGACTGGGGAGCGTTCTGGCAGGGTGGTGGTCTGGTGGACGAGTGGAACTCGGTATGGTGCCGCTTGGGTCACTGATGATGACCCTGGCCAGTGTTCTGGCATTTTTCAGCAGTGGGTCTCCGTATCTGTTTGGCGTTTCGCTGTTCCTGATTGGACTGGGGGGTGGTCTGTTCAGCGTCCCGCTTAATGCGTTTATTCAGGAACGCAGTCCGCATGGTCAACTGGGTGCAATACTGGCGGCAGGAAATCAACTCACCGCAGTGGGGATGATCTTCGTGGCCATGGTGTTTCCTTTTCTCAGAAATCAGCTGGGAATGGCGTCCAATCAGGTATTCCTGCTGGCCGGATTGTGGACGCTGCCGATCTTCCTCTATGTTTGCTGGTTGATTCCCCGGGCCACCATTCGGTTTGTTGTGTGGTTGTTCAGTCGAACCATTTACCGTGTTCGTAAGTACGGCGTCGAAAATATTCCCGAACAGGGTTCTGCGTTGCTGGTCGCTAATTACGTGACCTGGCTGGATGCGATTCTGATCCTGCTGGCAAGTTCCCGTCCCGTCCGATTGATTGCGTGGGCTGATTATGTTGAAGGGCCGTTGATGGGCAAACTGGCCGGTTTGTTCGGGATTATTCCGATCCGCTCTTTGGACGGGCCCCGGGCACTGGTGAAATCTTTAGACACGGTCCGCGAAGCGCTGAGAAACGACGAATTGGTATGCATTTTTTCTGAGGGACAGATTACCCCGTCCGGGCAGTTGTTAAAGTTTGAACGTGGTATGCTGGAGATCCTCAGGGGGACAGATGCGGACGTGATTCCGGTCTACCTGGATGAGCATTGGGGAAGTCTCTTCAGTTATCATGGTGGCCGTGTTTTTTGGAAAAAACTCGGCCACTGGCCTTATCCCGTTTCGATCAGCTTTGGAAAACCCCTCTCACGTGTGAATGACGTCCACGTCGTGCGACAGTCAGTGCTGGAACTTGGCGCTGAATCTTTTGCACGAAGAAAGGAACGCAGAATGATTCCTGCCCGTCGGTTTATTCGCCAGTGTCGTCTTGCATGGAACCGCACCAAGTGTGCTGACTCTTCGGGTGTTGAGCTTACCGGAGGCCGACTACTAACAGGAACGCTGGCGTTTCACCGGCTGCTGACATCGTCAGTCCTGTATCCTGAAGTCAGGAATGTTGGGGTCCTGTTACCGCCGTCTGTGGGTGGGGTTCTGGCGAATTCTTCACTGAGCCTTGCCGGCAAAGTGACCGTGAATCTGAACTACACACTTTCGGAAGACGTTGTCAATTATTGTATCCGAACGGCGGGAGTGAAGCAGATCATCACCAGCAGGCGTTTCATGAAACAGCGTCCATACGAGCTGGACGCAGAGTTGATTTTCATGGAAGACCTGCGCCCGAAAATCACGGGAGTCGATAAAGCCAGAGCGTTTGCAGCAGCTCGATTCATGCCGCTTGGGATACTGAGTAAACGACTGGGACTGCACCTCGCGGAGCCCGATGACCTGATGACGATCGTATTTACATCAGGATCAACCGGAGAGCCGAAAGGTGTGATGTTGTCGCACAACAACATCCTGTCCAACCTGGATTCCATGACCGGAATATTTAATCTGACAAGTGAGGATACGATTCTGGGTGTGCTGCCGTTTTTTCATTCTTTCGGCTTCACCGTTACAATGTGGCTGATGCTGTGTGCCGATCCGGCAGGGGTTTATCATTTCAATCCTCTGGACAGTCGGGAGGTGGCAAAACTCTGCGAAAAACAACGTGTCAGCATTCTGGCAGCGACGCCCACGTTTCTCAGAACGTACCTCAAGAGGTGCACCCCGAAGCAAATGGAGTCTGTGAGTCTTGCCATTGTTGGAGCGGAAAAACTGCAACCGGAACTGCGCAACGCCTGGCAGGAAAAATACGGGATCGAACCGACCGAAGGCTACGGTGCGACTGAACTTTCACCGGTCGCGTCGTTCAATGTTCCGGACAGCCGAATCAGTGGAGGAGCAGGCGGCTTCGAAGGACTACGACACGGAACCGTTGGTCGTGTGACTCCCGGATCCGTTGCTGCCGTCTTTAGCCCGGAAACCGGAGAACAACTGGGAACGAATCAGAGCGGACTGCTCAAAATTAAGGGGCCCAATGTGATGTTGGGATACCTTGACCGACCTGAACTGACAGCTGAGGTTATTCAGGACGGCTGGTACAACACAGGGGACATTGGATGCATTGATGATGAAGGTTTCATTGAAATTACAGGACGTCAGAGTCGCTTCTCCAAAATTGGCGGAGAGATGGTTCCACATATAAAAATCGAACAGGAACTGACGCGTATCCTTGAGGATGATGACACGGATGACCCGGATGTCATTTGTGCCGTGACAGCGGTTCCCGACGTTCGTAAAGGCGAACGTCTGGTGGTGTTGCATCGGCCTATTGCCCGGCCGGTTTCAGAAGTGATTGATGAACTAAAACGGGCCGGGCTTCCGAACCTCTGGATTCCTTCCGTAGAGAGTTTCCGTGAAGTTGATTCACTGCCACTGCTGGGCACGGGAAAGCTGGACCTTCACGCAATGAAACAGGTTGCCCTGCAGGCTTTTGGTCCTGAGCAGTAA
- a CDS encoding serine hydroxymethyltransferase has product MSTLESADAAVWKSICQERERQVEGLELIASENYTSPAVMEAAGTVLTNKYAEGYPGRRYYGGCAHVDQVEDIARTRACELFGAEHANVQPHAGSQANMAVYLTVLKPGDTILAMDLAHGGHLTHGMHLNFSGQLYRTVHYGVREDNHLIDFDQVAALAKTHKPAIIVAGASAYPREIEHAKFAEIARENNAVLMVDMAHYAGLVAAGIHNSPVPVADFVTSTSHKTLRGPRSGFVLCRKDNARDLDRSVFPGMQGGPLMHIVAAKAVCFGEALQPSFKQYAQQVVENAQTLAEILIAGDLRLASGGTDNHLILCDVTAAGLSGKIAETALEQAGITVNKNMIPFDTRKPLDPSGVRIGTAALTTRGMKTDEMRRVGAWILETLRNVDNNNELKRIRCEVAEFASDFAVPGIVRKSVAGSSLV; this is encoded by the coding sequence ATGTCCACACTTGAATCTGCTGATGCAGCTGTCTGGAAGTCCATCTGTCAGGAACGCGAACGACAGGTCGAAGGGCTAGAACTGATTGCGTCCGAAAATTATACGAGTCCTGCTGTCATGGAAGCAGCCGGCACCGTGCTGACAAACAAGTATGCCGAAGGTTACCCCGGACGGCGCTATTACGGTGGCTGTGCTCATGTTGACCAGGTGGAAGATATCGCACGAACCCGCGCGTGTGAACTGTTTGGTGCAGAACATGCCAATGTCCAGCCGCACGCCGGTTCTCAGGCAAACATGGCCGTCTATCTGACGGTTCTGAAACCGGGTGATACCATTCTGGCAATGGACCTCGCTCACGGGGGACATCTCACTCACGGCATGCATCTAAATTTCAGCGGACAGCTCTACAGAACCGTTCATTATGGGGTTCGTGAAGATAACCATCTCATCGACTTCGACCAGGTAGCCGCCCTGGCAAAAACACACAAACCGGCAATCATCGTGGCAGGTGCCAGCGCTTATCCACGGGAAATCGAACACGCAAAATTTGCCGAGATTGCACGTGAGAATAACGCTGTGTTGATGGTTGACATGGCTCATTATGCAGGTCTGGTCGCCGCAGGAATCCACAACAGTCCGGTCCCGGTCGCTGACTTCGTCACATCCACATCACACAAGACGCTGCGCGGCCCGCGATCCGGATTCGTCCTGTGCAGAAAAGACAATGCACGTGATCTGGACCGAAGCGTATTTCCGGGCATGCAGGGCGGGCCGTTAATGCACATCGTCGCTGCGAAAGCGGTTTGTTTTGGTGAAGCACTGCAGCCATCCTTTAAGCAGTACGCTCAACAGGTCGTGGAAAACGCTCAAACGCTGGCAGAAATACTCATTGCAGGAGATCTGCGACTCGCCTCGGGCGGAACCGACAACCACTTGATACTGTGCGACGTCACTGCCGCCGGACTGTCGGGCAAGATCGCGGAAACGGCTCTGGAACAAGCAGGAATCACTGTCAACAAAAATATGATTCCGTTTGACACACGTAAGCCACTGGATCCAAGTGGAGTGCGAATCGGAACGGCTGCCCTGACGACTCGCGGAATGAAAACAGATGAAATGCGGCGTGTTGGTGCATGGATTCTGGAAACACTCCGGAATGTCGACAACAACAATGAATTGAAACGAATTCGCTGCGAGGTGGCAGAGTTTGCATCAGACTTCGCGGTGCCGGGAATCGTTCGGAAATCAGTTGCCGGATCGAGCCTCGTGTGA
- a CDS encoding tetratricopeptide repeat protein — MSDRLAHLQSSLPLSGESVAFTGTLASMTHRAAGELTEQYGGRYVRSVSRVISILVVGEEGWPLEDDGQTSQKLLQACNLIADGAELRILSESDWLHLTGLNEQRDDIRRAYTPAMLSQLLVVPVSMIRRWARIGLIRPVRRICRLPYFDYREVSSAQRLASLLDEGVSPAVLETSLTQLSQTLAGTDRSLSQLNLLVQDEKVVIRDQYGVVNPRTGQRLLDFEAQQQIGVHGAGAADDSVPNQDDDDEDESIPVSISFAEASLRIGDRDMQEWTSGEWFHEGCRLAEESACESAVNAFRNSLSLLGAEWSSSRNSDLMMVADGMPDPAEVNFNLADALYRMGRKDAAIERYHCAIEFAPDFIEAWTQLGCLHSESGDLENAEDSFQTAIAIHAANPDALLHYAQLLDSAGRVEEALECWKEYLRHDFRGPWADHARERLQDAEVVTT; from the coding sequence GTGTCTGATCGACTGGCCCATTTGCAAAGTTCTCTGCCGCTGTCCGGTGAATCTGTTGCGTTCACGGGGACTCTCGCGTCAATGACGCATCGGGCCGCCGGCGAATTGACAGAACAATATGGGGGCAGATACGTTCGATCTGTTTCACGGGTGATTTCTATACTGGTGGTCGGTGAAGAAGGATGGCCACTTGAAGATGACGGCCAGACATCACAAAAATTGCTGCAGGCCTGCAACCTCATTGCAGATGGAGCGGAATTGCGGATTCTTTCCGAATCGGACTGGCTGCATCTGACGGGACTAAACGAACAGCGTGATGATATTCGGCGAGCTTACACGCCGGCAATGCTCAGTCAGCTGCTGGTGGTTCCGGTCAGTATGATTCGCCGCTGGGCGAGGATTGGTCTGATTCGTCCGGTTCGTCGTATTTGTCGCCTGCCTTATTTTGACTATCGCGAGGTCTCCAGTGCGCAGCGGCTTGCCAGTCTTCTTGACGAGGGGGTGAGTCCGGCCGTGTTGGAGACCAGTCTCACCCAGCTGAGTCAAACACTTGCAGGGACCGATCGTTCGTTGTCACAACTGAACCTTCTGGTTCAGGATGAAAAGGTGGTGATTCGCGATCAGTACGGCGTTGTTAACCCGCGAACCGGCCAGCGTTTACTCGATTTTGAAGCTCAGCAGCAGATCGGAGTGCATGGTGCGGGTGCTGCTGATGATTCGGTCCCAAATCAGGATGATGACGATGAAGATGAATCAATACCGGTATCGATCTCGTTTGCGGAAGCGAGTTTGCGGATTGGAGACCGGGATATGCAGGAATGGACGTCCGGTGAGTGGTTTCACGAGGGATGTCGGCTGGCTGAAGAGTCGGCCTGCGAATCCGCAGTCAACGCGTTTCGCAACAGTCTGAGTTTACTGGGTGCTGAATGGAGTTCGTCTCGTAACAGTGATCTGATGATGGTGGCGGATGGCATGCCGGATCCTGCCGAAGTGAATTTTAATCTGGCTGATGCATTGTACCGGATGGGGCGTAAGGATGCGGCGATAGAACGTTATCACTGCGCGATCGAATTCGCACCTGATTTTATTGAAGCGTGGACTCAGCTGGGATGTCTGCATTCCGAATCGGGTGACCTTGAAAACGCTGAAGATTCATTTCAGACTGCGATCGCCATTCATGCGGCTAATCCGGATGCCCTGCTTCACTACGCCCAGTTGCTGGACTCGGCGGGGCGAGTCGAAGAAGCATTGGAATGCTGGAAAGAGTACCTCCGCCACGATTTCCGGGGACCCTGGGCCGATCATGCTCGGGAACGACTGCAGGATGCTGAGGTGGTCACTACGTAA
- a CDS encoding metallophosphatase family protein: MKIALFGGLYSNYLSLTSAIADARARNVDHIFCLGDLGAFGPHPDRVFPLLHDHSIRCVQGNYDDSIGNQLDNCQCGYTDPRDNHFAQISYEYTLKNTSDDNKIWLRDLPVEIRVTADGLKILLCHGSPRKTNEFLWESSTSTAFLDRLSLEYDADIIAGTHSGIHWERELSDGRRYINVGVLGRPENDGQTYVWSTILRTGVDADKNASVCRGSDLTVPVSIDFVPIRYNHHRLASEMQAESLPPEFVETILNGWWTTCLEILPARERRDGRF, from the coding sequence ATGAAAATTGCACTGTTCGGAGGTCTGTACAGCAATTATCTGTCCCTGACATCCGCAATTGCGGACGCCAGGGCTCGTAACGTGGATCACATCTTTTGCCTTGGTGATCTCGGCGCCTTCGGCCCTCATCCCGACCGAGTCTTCCCGCTACTCCACGATCACAGCATCAGGTGTGTGCAGGGGAACTACGATGACAGTATCGGCAACCAACTGGACAACTGTCAGTGTGGCTATACGGATCCGCGAGACAATCATTTCGCTCAAATCAGTTACGAGTACACACTAAAAAACACCAGCGACGACAACAAGATCTGGCTAAGAGACCTGCCGGTTGAGATTCGTGTGACGGCAGACGGCCTGAAAATCCTGTTGTGTCACGGCAGTCCGAGAAAGACGAATGAATTTCTGTGGGAATCGTCAACCAGTACTGCATTCCTCGACCGACTTAGTCTGGAATACGACGCGGACATAATCGCCGGAACACATTCCGGAATTCACTGGGAGCGAGAATTGTCAGATGGCCGTCGCTATATCAATGTAGGCGTTCTGGGACGACCGGAAAATGATGGTCAGACGTATGTCTGGTCGACCATCCTGCGAACTGGAGTGGACGCAGACAAAAATGCCTCAGTATGTCGCGGGTCCGACCTGACAGTGCCGGTCAGTATTGATTTCGTTCCAATTCGATACAACCATCACCGATTGGCGTCAGAAATGCAGGCCGAATCGCTTCCGCCTGAATTTGTTGAAACAATTCTGAACGGATGGTGGACAACCTGCCTGGAGATCCTGCCTGCTCGGGAACGTCGGGACGGACGATTTTGA
- a CDS encoding radical SAM protein, which produces MISQTASICPSIELRSLDELWFQVAGTVCNLKCEHCFISCSPHNHSFEFLSYKDVETALQESVQHGVREYYFTGGEPFLNKDLRQMLKRTLEYGPATVLTNGTVLKSAWLDELYAAEQAGRFSLEFRVSIDGPSPEINDPVRGAGTFDKAIQGVSLLCNAGFLPIITMTQTWDDSESLPILEKFRSVLKRHGCSRPRLKILPRLKIGAEENRTEGYHDTERVSPEMMHDFDRDQLLCHHSRVITSRGVFVCPILIESPDARMGKTLAGSLQSFPMQHGACYTCYQYGAICSNTTLSRPELPTKS; this is translated from the coding sequence TTGATATCCCAGACAGCATCAATCTGTCCGTCGATTGAGCTTCGTTCCCTGGATGAATTGTGGTTTCAGGTTGCAGGTACGGTCTGCAACCTGAAGTGCGAACACTGTTTTATCAGCTGCAGTCCCCACAACCACAGCTTTGAATTCCTGTCATACAAAGATGTGGAAACAGCGCTTCAGGAATCTGTGCAGCATGGTGTACGCGAATACTATTTCACCGGAGGGGAACCATTTCTGAACAAAGATCTGCGACAAATGCTCAAACGCACCCTGGAGTATGGCCCCGCCACCGTGCTCACAAACGGAACTGTATTAAAATCCGCGTGGCTGGACGAACTTTACGCTGCAGAGCAGGCCGGCCGGTTCAGCCTGGAATTTCGTGTCTCGATCGACGGTCCATCACCGGAAATCAATGACCCTGTCCGTGGGGCCGGTACATTCGACAAAGCCATTCAGGGTGTGAGTCTGCTTTGTAACGCCGGTTTTCTGCCAATCATCACGATGACTCAGACGTGGGACGACTCCGAAAGTCTGCCGATTCTGGAGAAATTCCGATCGGTTCTGAAGCGACACGGGTGCAGCCGCCCCCGTTTAAAAATCCTGCCTCGTTTAAAAATCGGAGCTGAAGAAAACCGTACCGAAGGTTACCACGACACCGAACGCGTCAGCCCTGAGATGATGCACGACTTCGATCGAGACCAACTGCTGTGCCATCACAGTCGCGTGATCACAAGTCGGGGCGTTTTTGTATGTCCAATTTTGATTGAATCTCCGGATGCCCGCATGGGCAAAACACTTGCCGGGTCGCTGCAGTCATTTCCAATGCAGCACGGCGCGTGCTATACCTGCTACCAGTATGGTGCCATCTGCAGCAATACCACACTGAGTCGTCCGGAGCTTCCGACGAAGTCATGA
- a CDS encoding NAD(P)-binding domain-containing protein, whose protein sequence is MNRLIVVGAGPIGLHAALQAKMNGFHVTVLERGNVGAAIQRWAHVKLFTPFSMNSTASGRTAAAETAPLPHGDELLTGDAYVQHYLSPLAASEQLRGVIQTSTELIAVSRSMYGKKDAVRKPERSTSPFRLLVRRGDGSETVMESEILFDCTGFTTQHRAVGIGGIPCPGELRCLTHADYEIAAPQSLPGSSDHTLVIGSGYSAATSVCVLQNSVLNMTWITRGSRDVPIAPVADDRLPERRALTDQANALALRPGSPVQWCPGVQVESIERNNGKYQLNISSADGHQKTLTCDRVVANPGFRPDNRPFEELQIHRCYATEGPIKLAAHLIGETSDDCLNQTGGTVELLSNPEPHFYILGAASYGRDPRFLMKNGFDQIEQLFDQYLCPKETPV, encoded by the coding sequence ATGAACCGTCTCATCGTCGTGGGAGCCGGCCCCATTGGTCTGCACGCAGCACTGCAGGCCAAAATGAACGGATTCCATGTCACCGTGCTGGAACGAGGGAACGTCGGGGCAGCGATACAGCGATGGGCCCATGTCAAACTGTTCACGCCGTTTTCTATGAACAGCACCGCCAGCGGTCGAACTGCGGCAGCGGAAACAGCACCACTACCGCACGGTGATGAACTTCTCACCGGGGACGCATACGTACAACACTATCTCAGTCCATTGGCCGCCAGCGAACAGCTGCGGGGGGTGATTCAAACGTCCACTGAACTCATTGCTGTCAGTCGCAGTATGTATGGAAAAAAAGACGCAGTCAGAAAGCCGGAACGCTCCACGTCTCCGTTTCGTCTGCTCGTCCGGCGAGGAGATGGTTCTGAAACCGTAATGGAATCTGAAATACTGTTCGATTGTACAGGATTCACAACGCAACATCGTGCTGTCGGTATCGGGGGAATTCCGTGTCCAGGGGAGCTACGTTGCCTCACTCATGCTGATTACGAAATTGCAGCACCACAGTCACTCCCTGGTTCGTCGGATCACACCCTCGTGATCGGCAGCGGCTATTCAGCTGCAACATCGGTCTGCGTGCTGCAGAACTCTGTTCTGAATATGACATGGATCACCCGGGGTTCTCGAGACGTACCGATTGCACCTGTTGCCGACGATCGTTTACCGGAGCGGCGTGCGTTGACAGATCAGGCCAATGCGCTGGCCCTGCGTCCCGGATCCCCGGTCCAGTGGTGTCCAGGCGTTCAGGTCGAATCGATCGAACGCAACAATGGTAAATATCAGCTGAACATATCATCAGCTGACGGTCATCAGAAAACACTGACCTGCGATCGCGTCGTGGCAAATCCGGGTTTTCGGCCCGATAATCGCCCGTTTGAAGAACTGCAAATCCATCGTTGCTACGCGACCGAAGGTCCCATCAAACTGGCCGCTCATCTTATCGGGGAAACTTCAGACGACTGCCTGAACCAGACAGGCGGAACGGTGGAACTTCTCAGTAACCCGGAACCCCATTTCTATATTCTGGGTGCCGCCAGTTACGGTCGCGACCCGAGGTTCCTCATGAAAAATGGATTCGATCAAATTGAACAACTTTTCGATCAGTATCTGTGTCCCAAGGAGACGCCGGTTTGA